Proteins from a genomic interval of Leptospira hartskeerlii:
- the pheA gene encoding prephenate dehydratase, with translation MAKNNDKLKEFRDKIDSLDKEIVKAIQARAEIASEIGELKRESNEPIYRPDREKDVYEKILGLNGGPLPDKVLIAIYREIMSGSFSVEKGLKIGYLGPEGSFSHQAVRARFGTSVEATEFPSIPEVFRAVETDKVDYGVVPVENSSEGLVNSTLDQFLVSDLNIYSEIYLKIHLNLLGFEHDLSKIKTLYGIKIANSQCRNWIAANLPHVEVSETPSTSRAASIVAEKKDACAAIASSIAAEIYGLDLVRESIEDMSDNTTRFLIIGKNQCPPTKNDKTSVVFSIPDKPGSLYKVLKPIFDKGINMTKIESRPTRRTSWEYNFFIDFLGHKKDPLIEEVLNVLKENTIYLRILGSYPISPPNP, from the coding sequence ATGGCCAAGAATAACGACAAACTGAAAGAGTTCCGGGATAAGATAGATTCCCTGGACAAAGAAATCGTAAAGGCTATCCAGGCCAGAGCGGAGATTGCTTCCGAGATCGGAGAACTCAAAAGAGAGAGTAACGAGCCTATCTATCGTCCCGACAGAGAAAAGGATGTGTATGAAAAGATCCTTGGACTGAACGGAGGACCTCTCCCTGACAAGGTCCTGATTGCAATTTACAGAGAGATCATGTCCGGATCCTTCTCGGTGGAGAAGGGTTTAAAGATCGGTTATCTGGGACCGGAAGGATCTTTTTCTCACCAAGCAGTTCGCGCAAGATTCGGAACTTCAGTCGAGGCTACTGAATTTCCTTCTATCCCGGAAGTTTTCCGCGCGGTGGAAACTGATAAAGTTGATTACGGAGTTGTTCCTGTAGAAAATTCTTCCGAAGGACTTGTGAACTCCACTTTGGATCAGTTCTTGGTTTCTGATCTAAATATTTATTCTGAAATTTATCTTAAGATACATTTGAATCTCTTAGGATTCGAACATGATCTTTCTAAGATCAAAACCTTATACGGTATCAAGATCGCAAATTCTCAATGCAGGAATTGGATCGCCGCAAACCTTCCTCATGTAGAAGTTTCGGAAACTCCTTCTACCTCTAGAGCTGCAAGTATTGTTGCGGAGAAGAAGGATGCATGTGCTGCAATAGCTTCTTCCATCGCTGCTGAAATTTATGGTCTGGATCTAGTCCGAGAATCTATCGAAGATATGTCGGACAACACTACGAGATTTCTGATCATCGGTAAAAACCAATGTCCTCCTACTAAAAACGATAAAACTTCTGTAGTGTTTTCTATCCCGGATAAACCAGGCTCTTTGTACAAAGTATTAAAACCTATCTTTGATAAAGGGATCAATATGACCAAGATAGAATCCAGACCTACACGCAGGACTTCCTGGGAGTATAACTTCTTCATAGATTTCTTAGGTCATAAAAAGGATCCTCTGATCGAAGAAGTTCTAAATGTATTAAAAGAAAACACAATCTATCTTAGGATTTTGGGATCTTATCCGATCTCTCCACCTAACCCGTGA
- the scpB gene encoding SMC-Scp complex subunit ScpB: MIEALLFLSGEPLKLASIAKSIDCEKQEARDILDELILDYQEKDGGFVLREIAGAYQFSTNEKYSEILARLFKEKKREQLSRSSLDTLAIIAYKQPITLSEIDDIRGVSSRAMVTSLISKKLVKPVGNKEVPGRPALYGTTKDFLIHFGLNKLTDLPAPVEVKELKFENLDDLIENGQE; the protein is encoded by the coding sequence CTGATAGAAGCGCTGCTTTTCCTTTCCGGAGAGCCGCTTAAACTAGCCAGTATCGCAAAATCCATAGACTGCGAAAAACAGGAAGCTCGTGATATATTAGACGAGCTGATCTTGGATTACCAAGAGAAGGACGGAGGATTCGTTCTTAGGGAGATCGCTGGCGCTTATCAATTTTCTACGAACGAAAAATATTCTGAAATTTTAGCAAGACTCTTCAAAGAGAAGAAGAGAGAGCAACTTTCCCGTTCCAGTTTGGATACTCTCGCGATCATTGCGTATAAGCAACCGATTACATTATCTGAAATTGATGATATACGAGGAGTATCTTCCAGAGCGATGGTAACTTCTCTCATATCTAAAAAACTTGTTAAACCTGTCGGTAATAAAGAAGTTCCGGGAAGACCTGCATTATACGGAACCACTAAGGACTTTTTGATACATTTCGGATTAAATAAACTGACCGATTTACCTGCCCCTGTGGAAGTGAAGGAATTAAAATTCGAAAACCTGGATGATTTGATAGAGAATGGCCAAGAATAA
- a CDS encoding prephenate dehydrogenase produces MKAEFSRILIYGLGMMGASLSLALRKKNSSAEIVGVVGSLSSKEKGIRLKSADKIFTSEEFSKSPDWESYDLIVFGVPVNTTVEVISKLPSGFKGLLTDMGSTKQEIVHAVESVLKGEHRYISSHPMCGSEESGLEFANVDLYENRLCILTKPSGATDEAYSEIESFWKFLGMSTTEIPAHEHDKILSYVSHVPHLISSLMTNWVWENGCVREFTQNSPLPLTGGGFRDMTRIAGSNPKMWSPIFSSNQEEIYKALLDYKERLDKLLLELKPEKPLDLKHWESFMEKSRIDRDAILKKQNDSKNP; encoded by the coding sequence GTGAAAGCCGAATTTTCTCGAATCTTGATTTATGGCCTAGGAATGATGGGCGCCTCCCTTTCTTTGGCCTTACGAAAAAAGAACTCTTCCGCGGAGATTGTGGGAGTGGTAGGATCACTTTCCAGTAAGGAGAAGGGGATCCGTCTTAAATCAGCGGATAAAATTTTTACTTCTGAAGAATTTTCCAAATCTCCTGATTGGGAATCATACGACCTGATCGTTTTCGGGGTTCCAGTCAATACTACTGTTGAAGTGATCTCTAAACTTCCTTCCGGATTTAAGGGCCTTTTGACTGATATGGGTTCCACTAAACAAGAGATCGTTCACGCAGTGGAGTCGGTTCTGAAAGGAGAACATCGATATATTTCTTCTCATCCTATGTGTGGATCCGAAGAATCCGGATTAGAATTCGCGAATGTAGATTTATACGAAAACAGACTTTGTATTTTAACGAAACCTTCAGGTGCGACCGACGAGGCTTATTCAGAGATAGAAAGTTTTTGGAAATTTTTAGGAATGTCTACAACTGAAATTCCTGCACATGAACATGACAAAATCCTGTCTTACGTATCTCATGTTCCTCATTTGATATCTTCTCTCATGACAAATTGGGTTTGGGAAAACGGGTGTGTAAGGGAATTTACCCAAAATTCTCCTTTGCCTTTGACCGGTGGAGGTTTTAGGGACATGACCAGAATTGCAGGCTCTAATCCTAAAATGTGGTCACCGATTTTTTCTTCTAACCAAGAGGAGATCTATAAGGCGCTTTTGGACTATAAAGAAAGATTGGATAAACTTCTTTTGGAATTAAAACCTGAAAAGCCGCTCGACCTAAAACATTGGGAGTCCTTCATGGAAAAATCTCGTATCGATAGGGACGCAATTTTAAAGAAACAAAATGATTCCAAGAATCCTTAA